The window GTTAAATATTCTAATATAGCAGCACTGTACACAGCAGCAGTTGCTCCTACTCTCCCGTGACTTGTTGTGCGTTCTTTAAGATGTCTATGAATACGGCCAACAGGAAACTAAAACAGAATTCTGATTATGCAAAATATCCCCAGTCTCAGCACAGGCATCAGGTCATTACTGATGCTAAGAACGGTACGTAAATTGGCAGAGATTGGCTCTGCATCATGTTAGAACAGTAAAATCATCATGGAGTGACTAGGCTTGACAAAGGCTAGCAACAATAATATGCATTTCATAGCCATAGTTCGAACAGGCCGACGTATACATTGGCGAATACGAGTTACGCTTACTTGCAAACCAGCTCTGGCGGAGCGGGAAACCGCCTTCAGCTTCGCTTTTCCGGAGTCTTTTCCAGCTTTACCGCCAGCCTACAACAATGGTCACAAATTTGTTAAAAGTTCAAGCAAGGCGACAAAAACTACAGATTCGTAATCTGCATCACTTTCtgaattaatatataatattaatggaGCATGATGTGCAAAGAAAATAAAGAAGATCCATCGATAAAACTCACCATAATCAGTTACTAGTATTAATCTGTTGGAGTATTCAACCGCCAAATCAAACAATGGACGTTTCAAGCCTTACACACCATCCAATCAAGCGCTATTTGAAACAAGTCTCACAGTTTTCCGACCAATCCCAGTATGCGTAGGCTCAACGCTGTTTCCGGCTGCAGTATGACCAATCGAACAAATATTTAACTGGTGCATCCTTCACTTCGGGACTATTCATTATTCTGCCAGTCATTGTGTAATTTTCTTCTcgtttgaaataaaaatatggtcTCCGCTGGAATGCAAGAAAGGGAACAGgaaaaaacaaaacagaaaGTGGAAGATACAAAGATTTCTGACGTGACAAAACAAACGGAAGAAAAAAAAGATCCTAATATTTTAACTTTGGAAGATGTCAAACAGCAAGTTCACCTAATTGAAAAAAGTGTTCAACTAAAAGATTCTAGATTTGCTTCCAGGGTTCTAAGAGCGCTACCATCTACAAGAAAAAAGCTCAACAGTGAAGTATTGATTGCTCTTATTAATGGCTATTACACCTCGGCTTCTAATGACAAAACCAAGTTGTTAGATTATTTAGGACAATCAATGGATACGGACTCCAAACCCCTGACTTTTCATCCTCGCTCAGCAAAGGCTAGTACTCAGCCATTGCTGCCAGAAGTCTCTACATACATTTGCCTTTTGTTGCTGATTCACCTTATTGATAGCAAAATGTATGATAAAGCTGTGATGTGGTCCAAACAAGTAGTTGAAAAGTTGTCAACATGGAATCGTCGTACTCTTGATGGGCTGCAAGCGAAGTGTTTTTTCTACTATGCTCGTGCCCATGAGCTTGTGGGCCAACTTGAAACTATAAGAAGGTAAAATAGTTACTAACTCCATATTATTGTCACGCGATGAAAAAATAATGATGTTGGGGCCACCCCTTGCCCCAAAATCCAGCTAGTCTGTTAACTAATACGTTGTCAGGCCTTTTTGGTTCAATAACATCAATATCGTGGTACTTACCAATGTTTTTTACCATGGTAGGTTAACCTAGAGTTACTGAATTGCCCTGAGTTAGCAAACTCAGCTTCCTATGTTTTAGCTTCCTCCATAGCCGTCTTCGAACATGTGCCCTGCATTCAGACATGGAAGGTCAAGCTTGTCTACTCAACTTACTTTTGAGGAATTACCTTATGTTTGATCTGTTTGATCAGGCGGACAAGCTTGTGTCTAAGTCCGCTTTCCCCGAGCAGGCTAATAATAATGAATGGGCTCGCTATCTTTATTACCTTGGCCGGATCAAAGCGATACAGTTGGACTACTCAGATGCCCACAAGAATCTTTTGCAAGCAATAAGAAAAGCACCCCAGCATGGAGCACCTGGATTTCGGCAAACGGTACAGAAATTGGCGGTGACTGTGGAGTTGCTACTTGGAGATATCCCAGAGAGAGCGCTTTTCCGTGAACCGATTTACAAGAGAGCATTGGCACCATACTTTCAGTTAACACAGGCAGTCCGAACAGGTTAGTCAATTGTTCTAATATGGCTAGATGAGATGTTCTTCTATGATTGtcatatccttcgttttttgtgatgtcattttatcgttgtcggtcATCTTTAtcgacaattttatcgttaaaaacacgaagcttttgcaatgaattttttgaaaacgatgcttttgtttgcagtttttttgtcatagtatcaaaacaacaccaaaaagtactattaaagaAAAACGGTCATTTTCTGCatatatggcggctttttcgtgaatgaGTGCATGCGcgaacgacttgatgacgtaaaaaaacgatggataggaTTTGATTcagaacaaatacaaaaaaatatttgcactgTCTATCGGTTGAACCTGTTGCAAACAAGTTTAGTGCATAGTTTGGGTCATTTCAGTAGTCTACAATCGCTATGCcaacttaccataaaacctctctttgaatgccatggctgtatttttcaatcctttccCTATTGTaatggcattttattagaggtagcattcaaataaagggtggtgcTATATTTTTCGAATAGCTCATCGCACTTTTTGGCAGctaaatttaacctttttacaGGCTTGATTTTAGCTTCTCAAATAGATgctaatgttgcctatattttgcactctccttcggatCGAGCGACATTAGTGTCATTAACTTCAGCATTTTTGCTCAACTGTTTTTCatatacatcgaagtatcagaCCAAGTAAAACAAGGAACTATTTTGAGTAACCAAATGTTTGCCGATTACAattatcaaatattttgatggtgtcactttcaaagttttaaagaaaaaactaaaGCTTTATTGTTAGAACACGGCTTTTGATGCACCATAACAAATGCTGCTCTTACGTCGTGCGGTGTTTCTGAAGAGCATTGTCATTGTGCATCAAAACGCTTGTCTTCAGGTAAGATTGTAAACTAAATTATGGACGAATCTGAATACAATGGATCAGATTTAACTTTAGTGCCTCTGAATCAGTTTAGTTCGGAT of the Watersipora subatra chromosome 4, tzWatSuba1.1, whole genome shotgun sequence genome contains:
- the LOC137393828 gene encoding 26S proteasome non-ATPase regulatory subunit 3-like, translated to MVSAGMQEREQEKTKQKVEDTKISDVTKQTEEKKDPNILTLEDVKQQVHLIEKSVQLKDSRFASRVLRALPSTRKKLNSEVLIALINGYYTSASNDKTKLLDYLGQSMDTDSKPLTFHPRSAKASTQPLLPEVSTYICLLLLIHLIDSKMYDKAVMWSKQVVEKLSTWNRRTLDGLQAKCFFYYARAHELVGQLETIRSFLHSRLRTCALHSDMEGQACLLNLLLRNYLMFDLFDQADKLVSKSAFPEQANNNEWARYLYYLGRIKAIQLDYSDAHKNLLQAIRKAPQHGAPGFRQTVQKLAVTVELLLGDIPERALFREPIYKRALAPYFQLTQAVRTGNLGKFTDTLGKYGEKFRADNTYTLIVRLRHNVIKTGVRMINLSYARISLSDIALKLQLDSPEDAEYIIAKAIRDNVIDATINHEKGYVQSKENPDVYSTTEPMTAFHQRISFCLDIHNHSVKAMRFPPKSYNKDLESADERREREQLELESAKEIADEDFDGF